In Choloepus didactylus isolate mChoDid1 chromosome X, mChoDid1.pri, whole genome shotgun sequence, a genomic segment contains:
- the EMD gene encoding emerin, with protein MDDYAVLSDAELVAVLRQYNIPHGPVVGSTRKLYEKKIFEYETRRRRLSPPNSSASSFSYRFSDLDSTSVDSDMYDLPKKEDDLLYQSKGYNDGYYEESYLSTRTYGEPGSGGSSKGLREPLTSLHDADTFHQQVQDDNLFSSSEEEGKERECPSYSRDSAYQNIAHYRPLSNMSQTSDGQSYYPTSSSTSSSSSSSSSPPSWLTRRAIRPEKQTPGAGLGQERQVPLWGQLLLFLVFAAFLVFVYYSMQVEEGNPFWMEP; from the exons ATGGACGACTACGCGGTTCTGTCGGACGCCGAGCTGGTGGCCGTGCTGCGCCAGTACAACATCCCGCACGGGCCTGTCGTGG GCTCCACCCGCAAGCTCTACGAGAAGAAGATCTTCGAGTACGAGACCCGGAGGCGCCGACTCTCGCCCCCAAACTCGTCCGCCTCCTCATTCTCCTATCGCTTCTCGG ATCTGGACTCGACCTCGGTGGACTCGGATATGTACGATCTGCCCAAGAAAGAAGATGATTTGCTGTACCAGAGCAAGG GCTACAATGATGGCTACTATGAAGAGAGTTACCTGAGCACCAGGACTTATGGGGAGCCTGGGTCGGGGGGCTCATCCAAGGGCCTCCGGGAGCCCCTGACCTCACTCCACGATGCTGACACCTTCCATCAACAG GTGCAAGACGAcaatcttttctcttcttctgaggAGGAAGGCAAGGAAAG GGAGTGCCCCTCGTACAGCCGGGACAGCGCCTACCAGAACATCGCGCACTACCGCCCACTTTCCAACATGTCCCAGACCTCCGATGGCCAGTCCTATTACCCCACGTCGTCCtccacctcctcttcctcctcctcctcctcctccccaccttccTGGCTGACCCGCCGGGCCATCCGACCGGAAAAGCAGACCCCTGGGGCCGGGCTGGGCCAGGAGCGCCAGGTCCCTCTCTGGGGCCAGCTGCTCCTTTTCCTGGTCTTTGCTGCTTTCCTGGTGTTTGTTTACTACTCCATGCAGGTTGAAGAGGGCAACCCCTTCTGGATGGAGCCCTGA